A single window of Blochmannia endosymbiont of Camponotus nipponensis DNA harbors:
- a CDS encoding DEAD/DEAH box helicase: MLKPVDSFVDLGLNRHIVHVLHDIGYKKPLPIQVQCIPYLLAGYDVLGMAHTGSGKTAAFILPLLHHIDCNNSFSQGLIITPTRELAIQIGKVCSNFSRYMKKINVVTVYGGQSYSIQLSALNKGPHIIVSTPGRLIDHLNRGTVDLSKLKTLVIDEADEMLRMGFIDDIERIIKHVPIKRQTALFSATLPMDIRHISYRFMHNPKEVYIRSNTNICADIRQNYWLVHGIDKREALMRFLETEDFDAAIVFVRTKYATLEISEMLEKFGHNSAALNGDMDQTVRYQTLDRLRHGRLDILIATDVAARGLDVHRISLVINYDIPINSDAYIHRIGRTGRAGRIGKSLLFVERREHRFLRNIERKINLNIPEVRYPTVKTLLACRLIKFTNKVEQQLNIDNNLDAYRSLLLQIKPKKDLTIENLAAVLLKIAQGKRPLVLPPDPITKNKLVCKMRINNNNHQNYYRVSNNRGIKNRTLSRMSDDNMNVYHISVGHNDGIKIRHIIRVLLNKIDNICYDKIGDIRLFSSHATIELAKGLYSSKILDRLSRACILNKPINIKLLGNVSSRNDMRYHGMFSKNTHVSDEITSC; this comes from the coding sequence ATGTTGAAACCCGTAGACTCTTTTGTGGATTTAGGATTAAATCGTCATATAGTCCATGTTTTACATGATATTGGATATAAAAAACCTTTACCTATTCAGGTTCAATGTATTCCGTATTTATTAGCTGGATATGACGTATTGGGGATGGCACATACAGGCAGTGGAAAAACTGCGGCATTTATTTTACCGTTACTGCATCATATTGATTGTAATAATTCTTTCTCTCAAGGTTTGATTATCACGCCTACTCGAGAGTTAGCAATTCAAATTGGGAAAGTATGTTCTAATTTTTCAAGATATATGAAAAAAATCAATGTTGTCACGGTATATGGTGGACAAAGTTATAGTATACAATTGAGTGCTTTAAATAAAGGGCCTCATATCATCGTAAGTACTCCGGGTAGATTAATAGATCATTTAAATCGTGGTACTGTTGATTTATCTAAATTAAAAACCTTAGTAATAGATGAAGCGGATGAGATGTTGCGTATGGGCTTTATTGATGATATAGAGCGTATTATTAAACATGTTCCAATTAAACGTCAAACAGCATTATTTTCTGCTACTTTGCCTATGGATATTCGTCATATAAGTTATCGATTTATGCATAATCCAAAGGAGGTATATATTCGCTCTAATACTAATATATGTGCTGATATTAGACAAAATTATTGGTTAGTGCATGGAATAGATAAACGTGAAGCGTTAATGCGTTTTTTAGAAACAGAAGATTTTGACGCAGCTATTGTTTTTGTTCGTACTAAATATGCAACATTAGAAATTTCTGAAATGTTAGAGAAATTTGGTCATAATAGTGCAGCTTTAAATGGAGATATGGATCAAACAGTACGATACCAGACGTTAGATCGATTAAGGCATGGGCGATTAGATATTCTTATAGCTACTGATGTTGCTGCACGTGGATTAGATGTGCATCGTATTAGTTTAGTGATAAATTATGATATACCAATAAATTCTGATGCTTATATACATCGGATAGGTAGAACTGGTAGAGCAGGTCGTATTGGAAAATCTTTGTTGTTTGTAGAGCGTAGAGAACATCGTTTTTTACGAAATATTGAACGTAAAATAAATTTAAATATCCCAGAGGTTCGATATCCTACTGTAAAAACGTTACTTGCTTGTCGTTTAATTAAATTTACCAATAAAGTAGAACAACAATTAAATATTGATAATAATTTGGATGCATATCGATCCTTATTACTTCAAATAAAACCTAAAAAAGACTTAACAATAGAAAATTTAGCGGCCGTTTTGTTGAAAATAGCACAAGGTAAGCGTCCATTGGTGTTACCTCCGGATCCAATTACTAAAAATAAATTGGTTTGTAAGATGCGTATAAATAATAATAATCATCAAAATTATTATCGTGTTTCTAATAATAGAGGCATTAAAAATAGAACATTATCTAGAATGTCTGATGATAATATGAATGTTTATCATATATCAGTAGGACATAATGATGGCATTAAAATACGTCATATTATCAGAGTTCTTTTGAATAAAATTGATAATATTTGTTATGATAAAATAGGTGATATTCGATTATTTTCTTCTCACGCTACTATTGAGTTAGCTAAAGGGTTATATAGTAGCAAAATACTTGATCGGCTATCTCGTGCGTGTATTTTAAATAAACCAATAAATATAAAATTGTTAGGTAACGTGTCTTCACGCAATGATATGCGTTATCATGGAATGTTTTCCAAAAATACACATGTATCTGATGAAATAACTTCATGTTAG
- a CDS encoding DNA polymerase III subunit psi, translating into MVLQELGITYWKLRYPIVLDNENSIKLWWHLRLLLISSDCSISLDDLFVKDVIRAMRINIKSVYVLTINQIKTLIIPEEYFFYCWWIGMEKLSNFNGICLSTPSLSILKCDVKAKCDLWRQISCILLDN; encoded by the coding sequence TTGGTTTTACAGGAATTAGGTATTACATATTGGAAGTTACGATACCCTATAGTTTTAGATAATGAAAATTCAATTAAATTGTGGTGGCATCTACGTTTGTTACTGATATCTTCGGATTGTTCGATATCGTTAGATGATCTTTTTGTTAAGGATGTTATACGTGCTATGCGAATTAATATTAAATCAGTATATGTATTGACTATTAATCAAATTAAAACCCTAATTATTCCAGAAGAATATTTTTTTTATTGTTGGTGGATTGGTATGGAAAAGTTAAGTAATTTTAATGGTATATGTTTAAGTACTCCATCATTATCAATATTAAAATGTGATGTTAAAGCTAAGTGTGATTTGTGGCGACAAATTAGCTGCATTTTGTTGGATAATTAA
- the thrB gene encoding homoserine kinase yields the protein MVRVYAPASIGNIGVGFDTLGMAITPINGSLFGDCVSIENANIFSLSNTGHFYNQLPKRLEENIVFQCWKKFCEILGQTYSLSINLEKNIPVSSGLGSSACSIVAVLVAMNYHCGFPLDNNQLLTLMGEMEGKIAGSVHFDNVSPCFLGGMRLILQNCDTVNQIIPSFNNWLWIVAYPGVKMSTEVSRSVLPNKYSSEDCINHSQYLSGFIHACHTKQENLAIKCMKDIIAEPYRSRLFPVELSYIRHNIIKKGAMSCGISGSGPTIFVLCNTHDVVEDISDWLSHFYLQNDSGFVRICSLDQCGVRIMVE from the coding sequence ATGGTTAGAGTGTATGCTCCAGCATCTATCGGTAATATTGGAGTAGGGTTTGATACGTTAGGTATGGCAATTACCCCAATAAATGGTAGTTTATTTGGAGATTGTGTAAGCATTGAAAATGCTAATATTTTCAGTTTGAGCAATACAGGACATTTTTATAATCAATTACCGAAACGTTTGGAAGAAAACATTGTCTTTCAATGTTGGAAGAAATTTTGTGAAATTTTAGGTCAAACATATTCTCTGAGTATTAATTTAGAAAAAAATATTCCTGTTTCTTCTGGTCTAGGTTCTAGTGCTTGTTCTATAGTAGCTGTATTGGTAGCAATGAATTATCATTGTGGATTTCCACTTGATAATAATCAATTGCTTACACTAATGGGAGAAATGGAAGGTAAAATTGCTGGTTCTGTTCATTTTGATAATGTGTCCCCTTGTTTTTTAGGGGGTATGCGTTTGATTTTGCAGAATTGTGATACTGTCAACCAGATTATTCCTAGTTTTAATAATTGGTTGTGGATTGTAGCGTACCCAGGTGTTAAAATGTCTACTGAAGTGTCTCGATCAGTATTACCAAATAAATATAGTAGTGAGGATTGTATTAATCATAGTCAATACTTGTCTGGTTTCATACATGCTTGTCATACTAAACAAGAAAATTTAGCAATTAAGTGTATGAAAGATATTATAGCGGAACCTTATAGGTCTCGATTATTTCCTGTTGAATTATCCTATATACGTCATAATATTATAAAAAAAGGTGCTATGTCTTGTGGTATTTCTGGATCTGGTCCAACGATTTTTGTATTATGTAATACTCATGACGTAGTGGAAGATATTTCTGATTGGCTATCGCATTTTTATTTGCAAAATGATTCAGGTTTTGTTCGAATTTGTTCCTTGGATCAATGTGGAGTACGTATTATGGTGGAATAA
- the thrC gene encoding threonine synthase: protein MKLYNIKEHSEQVTFSKALLQGLGKDQGLFFPVDLPKFSTFEINSLLEMNFIERSAYILSTYIGSELSKNSILSCVKNAFNFSVPLVFINDKIAILELFHGPTLSFKDFGSQLMAQMLKKVDYQLKKPMVILTATSGDTGAAVAHAFFEISNLHVIILYPRGKISVLQEKLFCTLGSNVSTISVDGDFDACQCLVKQAFLDSTLRQTLYLNSANSINIGRLLAQICYYFEGMSQLPYQMRNKLVIAVPSGNFGNLTAGLLAQSCGLPVKRFIAATNINDTVPRFLQSGYWEPHPTVATFSNAMDVSVPNNWPRIEELFLREKRSIKELGYGSVNDTLTEKTIQDIADLGYLSEPHTAVAYRLLYDQLDSDELGVCLGTAHPVKFKELVERCLGKQIQIVLPDLLTERMKLPILSYEISRCFSSLRNLILRITS, encoded by the coding sequence ATGAAATTATATAATATTAAAGAACATAGTGAGCAAGTTACATTTTCTAAAGCTCTTTTGCAAGGGTTAGGAAAGGATCAGGGATTATTTTTTCCAGTAGATTTGCCAAAATTCTCTACATTTGAAATAAATTCTTTGTTAGAAATGAATTTTATAGAACGTAGTGCATATATTTTATCTACCTACATTGGTTCTGAATTATCAAAAAATAGTATATTAAGTTGTGTTAAAAATGCTTTTAATTTTTCAGTACCATTAGTATTTATAAATGATAAAATTGCAATTTTAGAATTGTTCCATGGACCAACTTTATCTTTTAAAGATTTTGGAAGCCAACTGATGGCTCAAATGTTAAAAAAAGTTGACTATCAACTTAAAAAGCCTATGGTTATTCTTACTGCTACTTCTGGAGATACAGGTGCTGCTGTGGCTCATGCTTTTTTTGAGATTAGCAATTTACATGTCATAATCCTTTATCCTAGAGGTAAAATTAGTGTATTACAAGAGAAATTGTTTTGCACTTTAGGAAGTAATGTTTCTACGATATCAGTAGATGGTGATTTTGATGCATGTCAATGTTTAGTTAAGCAAGCTTTTTTAGATAGCACATTACGACAGACATTATATTTAAATTCTGCTAATTCTATTAATATTGGTCGATTGTTAGCTCAAATTTGTTATTATTTTGAAGGAATGTCACAGTTACCGTATCAAATGCGTAATAAGTTAGTTATTGCAGTTCCCAGTGGGAACTTTGGGAATTTAACTGCTGGATTGTTAGCTCAGTCTTGTGGACTACCAGTAAAAAGGTTTATTGCCGCTACTAATATTAATGATACTGTTCCTAGATTTTTACAATCTGGTTATTGGGAACCTCATCCTACTGTTGCAACGTTTTCTAATGCAATGGACGTAAGTGTTCCAAATAACTGGCCTAGAATAGAAGAATTATTTCTTCGAGAAAAAAGATCTATTAAAGAATTAGGATATGGTTCTGTTAATGATACACTTACAGAAAAAACAATACAAGATATTGCAGATTTAGGATATCTTTCTGAGCCTCATACCGCTGTAGCATATAGATTATTGTATGATCAATTAGATTCTGATGAATTGGGTGTATGTCTTGGTACTGCTCATCCTGTGAAATTTAAAGAATTAGTAGAGCGTTGTTTAGGGAAACAAATACAAATAGTATTACCAGATTTATTAACAGAACGTATGAAATTACCTATTTTATCATATGAAATATCTAGATGTTTTTCTTCGTTACGCAATTTAATTTTAAGAATAACCTCTTAA
- the thrA gene encoding bifunctional aspartate kinase/homoserine dehydrogenase I produces the protein MRVLKFGGTSLSDANQFIHVANILEENAQEEQIAAVLSAPAMITNSLISVIDRALNGNTVLEYIHNIETIFNTLLEDITHMQSGFNCVTVRVILEKEFIHLKNLLYGISLLKFCPDNINANIICLGERLSIILMEGLLNARNLQITVINPVDNLIAQGGEYLDSMVNIEESARRIKNISISHSDIMLMAGFIAGNEQGELVVLGRNGSDYSAAILAACLGASRCEIWTDVDGIYTCDPHQVTHAKLLHSLSYQEAMELSYFGAEILHPRTIVPIAQFHIPCLIKNVFKPNASGTLIGPINNDSTNIVKGITCLNDMVMLNISGPGMKGMIGMAARVFSAMSKASCSVVLITQSSSEYSISFCVPCQELSKSCVSLHEEFNLELKNGLLEPIDAIRDLAIISVVGDGMRTKLGLSSKLFEALARASINIIAIAQGSSERSISVVVKNNVTTIGIRVAHQMLFSTDQLMEVFIIGSGGVGSALIEQIRRQLHWLQNKHIDLRICGITNSRVMCVNINGIDLEHWRSSLNNTHESCDLKKLIKTIKENHLLNPVIVDCTSSIDVANYYVDFLLHGCHVITPNKKANTGSMKQYRMLRDAVAKSRRKFLYDTNVGAGLPVIENLQNLLNAGDELISFSGILSGSLSFIFGKIDEGLSLSAATLLAQKKGYTEPDPRDDLSGIDVARKLLILAREVGYELELDDIQIDPVIPHNFMNKSDTGSFFKKLSLLDDIIVNKAQKACELGHVLRYVGNIQQGRCRVQIESVDNNHPLFKVKDGENALAFFTRYYKPLPLVLRGYGAGNDVTAAGIFADLLRTVS, from the coding sequence ATGCGAGTATTAAAATTTGGGGGGACTTCGTTGTCGGATGCAAATCAATTTATTCATGTGGCCAATATTCTTGAAGAAAACGCTCAAGAAGAACAAATAGCAGCAGTATTATCAGCACCTGCTATGATTACTAATAGTCTAATATCAGTTATTGATCGTGCATTAAATGGTAATACTGTATTAGAATATATTCATAATATAGAAACTATTTTTAATACTTTGTTGGAAGATATAACTCATATGCAGTCAGGATTTAATTGTGTAACTGTACGTGTTATACTGGAAAAAGAATTTATTCATTTAAAAAATTTACTATATGGAATTTCATTATTAAAATTTTGCCCAGACAATATAAATGCTAATATTATTTGTTTGGGAGAGAGATTATCTATTATTTTAATGGAAGGTTTATTAAACGCAAGAAATCTTCAAATAACTGTTATTAATCCGGTAGATAATCTTATAGCACAAGGAGGAGAGTATCTTGATTCTATGGTAAATATTGAAGAATCTGCTCGACGTATTAAAAATATATCTATTTCTCATTCGGATATTATGTTAATGGCTGGATTTATTGCAGGTAATGAGCAAGGTGAGTTAGTGGTTTTAGGACGGAATGGTTCCGATTATTCGGCTGCAATTTTAGCAGCTTGTTTAGGTGCTAGTCGTTGTGAAATTTGGACAGATGTAGATGGTATTTATACATGTGATCCACATCAAGTAACTCATGCAAAATTATTACATTCATTATCATATCAAGAGGCTATGGAACTTTCTTATTTTGGAGCTGAAATTTTACATCCACGCACTATTGTACCGATTGCTCAATTTCATATACCTTGTTTAATAAAAAATGTTTTTAAACCTAATGCTTCTGGCACATTAATTGGTCCAATTAATAATGATTCAACTAATATAGTTAAGGGAATTACATGTTTAAATGATATGGTGATGTTAAACATTTCTGGTCCAGGAATGAAAGGTATGATTGGTATGGCCGCACGCGTATTTTCTGCAATGTCTAAAGCCTCATGTTCAGTAGTATTAATTACTCAATCATCTTCTGAGTATAGTATAAGTTTTTGTGTGCCTTGTCAAGAATTGTCAAAATCTTGTGTTTCATTACATGAAGAGTTTAATTTAGAGTTAAAAAATGGGCTTTTAGAACCAATAGATGCGATACGAGATCTTGCAATTATTTCAGTTGTGGGCGATGGAATGCGTACGAAACTGGGTTTATCTAGTAAATTATTTGAGGCGTTAGCTCGAGCTAGTATTAATATTATTGCAATTGCTCAGGGATCTTCAGAGCGTTCTATTTCGGTAGTGGTAAAAAATAATGTTACTACTATTGGAATTAGGGTAGCTCATCAAATGTTGTTTAGCACTGATCAATTAATGGAAGTATTTATTATTGGGTCTGGAGGTGTTGGTTCGGCTTTAATAGAACAAATTAGACGTCAGCTTCATTGGTTACAAAATAAACATATTGACTTACGAATATGTGGTATTACTAATTCACGAGTGATGTGTGTAAATATAAACGGGATTGATTTAGAGCATTGGAGATCGTCTTTGAATAACACGCATGAATCTTGCGATTTAAAAAAATTAATAAAGACTATAAAAGAAAATCATTTATTAAATCCAGTTATTGTAGATTGTACTAGTAGTATTGATGTAGCTAATTATTATGTAGATTTCTTGTTACATGGTTGTCATGTGATTACACCAAATAAAAAAGCTAATACTGGATCTATGAAACAGTATAGAATGCTGAGAGACGCTGTAGCAAAATCACGAAGGAAATTTTTGTATGATACTAATGTTGGAGCTGGATTACCAGTTATAGAAAATCTTCAAAATTTATTAAATGCTGGGGATGAATTGATAAGTTTTTCCGGTATTTTATCTGGATCTTTATCATTTATCTTTGGAAAAATAGATGAAGGTTTATCTCTATCTGCTGCAACTTTGTTAGCGCAGAAGAAGGGTTATACTGAACCAGATCCTAGGGATGATCTTTCTGGTATAGATGTAGCTCGGAAGTTATTAATTTTAGCACGAGAAGTTGGGTATGAATTAGAACTCGATGATATTCAAATTGATCCGGTAATACCACATAATTTTATGAATAAGAGTGATACGGGTAGTTTTTTTAAAAAATTATCTTTATTAGATGATATTATTGTTAATAAGGCTCAGAAAGCATGTGAATTAGGACATGTATTACGTTATGTCGGTAACATACAGCAAGGACGATGTCGCGTACAAATTGAATCTGTAGATAATAACCATCCGTTATTTAAAGTAAAAGATGGAGAGAATGCGCTTGCATTTTTTACACGATATTATAAACCGTTACCGTTAGTATTACGTGGTTACGGTGCAGGAAATGATGTTACAGCAGCAGGAATATTTGCAGATTTGTTACGTACTGTATCATAA